The DNA region AGAATGGCCAGGGCTTCATCCTCGTCTACAGCCTGGTCAACCAGCAGAGCTTCCAGGACATCAAGCCCATGCGGGACCAGATCATCCGCGTGAAGCGGTACGAGCGCGTACCCATGATCCTGGTAGGAAACAAGGTGGACTTGGAGGGCGAACGTGAGGTCTCCTACGGCGAGGGCAAGGCCCTGGCTGAGGAGTGGAGCTGCCCCTTCATGGAGACATCGGCCAAAAACAAAGCCTCAGTGGATGAGCTGTTCGCAGAGATTGTGAGGCAGATGAACTACGCGGCACAGCCCAACGGCGATGAGGGCTGCTGCTCGGCCTGCGTGATCCTGTGAGGCGCCGCCGGCTGCCGGGCGCTGGCCACGCTCTGTGCACAAAGCCAAAAGCACCCGATTCTCTTAATGTGATTGTCTTCTTGCTTTGAGATTGGAGACAACTTTGTATTGCCCGGGATGTCAGAGGAACCTGGCTGACTTTTGTGGCCAGCATCCCCAGCCTTCAGCCGGGGTTCGAGGGGGTGTCCGTTGCTGACCATCCGAGACCCTGATGGAAATGTGGCTCTGTGCAGCGTGTATGTTCCTCATTGATTTCGGTTCATGCATATTTCCCCGTTTAAGTAGCCATTAAGGCGCTGTATTGGCTGCTTGACACCGGCAAGCAAAAGTTTCAagcctggaagaaaaaaaatgggggtggggaggtggaggaagtgAAAGGAACGaggaggcagtgggggagggTTCCCCCAAACAACTGTTCAGAGTTCCATGTTCTAAATACAAGGAAAGAGGTCCAAGAAATCCAtatgaaggagccagaggaggggaagaaacttgttttttccttattttccagGATTATTTGGAAATTAAGACCCGGGGTTCCTTTTCTGCCAGCTTGGAAGGGCAACCCAGGGACTGATTATGATTCTGAGGATGTCTATGCAAAGTTGGGTTCTTGTTACAGTGTAACCAAGCTGAAGTATTGCACATGTGAACTGGGACTGTTAACACTGATGCCAATACAGTGTGGGGTGCCAGGAAGTGTCTGCTGAtatttgtgggaaaaaaatctattttgattACCTACTGTATCAAAGGGGATTCTGGGGGAGAatggtagtatttttttttttttaatcagctgtGAAAAAATGTTACAGATCTGcacatttttgtgtgtgctgttgtacgtgtgtgtgtatgtgtgtgtgtgagtgtgtgtttaagtgtagctttttttttttttttttttgtggttggcAGTGACAGATTTTGCTGactagcttttaaaaatacaatacaaaGACTTTGTAAATGTGATTCAGGGCCCCCAGCACCCCTGTGTCTGCAGAGTGCCTTCAAACTCAGCTGTTCCAGCCGGTGCCAACCTGTGAATTCCCACCATATCCCAGAATCTGCTGTCTCCAAAACCACTTTCAGTATATTCCTGAAAGAGCCAGGACAAATAGGACCTACTACTCCATGAATTGCTTCATTCATTTTAGCTTTTTAAGTATTAAGCCCATGTCTCTAATTTCCCCCTTTCTGCATTTTGTTCAGATTTCAggtttttgcttccttttctgttgctttccGGGTGTCTCTTGTTATTTGTTACAGGGTGTTCCTCCAGAAGCAAAGAGCAAAATTTTATTGTTGTGATTTACTAAGAGAATTCTAACAAGGTGTACCCTTTAATTCCACTGCTTCAGTCACTGTCTCTTCATTTTAAGGCTTTTAatacaaatgtcatttttaaagaaactccaaacgatttgtgtttttgtgtttcatACTGAGTGATTTTCAGTATCCGTGATAATGGTTGCAGACAGGGCCAGACACATGTTGCCTTCCCATGTAGCTTGTTAACCTTTGAAGATAGAACTGTTTCCAGGCAAATTGGATGACAATGTTTCCAATtttgaaaaatggagaaaagtaaTGAACAATTAGATAACAgtgttttcaattttgaaaaaaaatggggaaaagtaTCAAGGCCTAAGATTCAAGGTGGAGGGGACTGTATCATCTGATTCTTAAGATGAGGAAGTGTATTGATTCAGCCCTACTGAAGAAGAGCAGTAAACATCAGTGTTGGTAGCAAAGGAGGCAAAAGGGGAAAGTAGCATGGACCTGGCACAATAGGGGgtaatttctctttgtctttgtgttGTCTGTTTATGTTACACACCGAGTCAGAAGTGTTCTTAACTTTTACTTCACACACAGTGTACTTGGCAGTGTACAGAGTGCGTTCCCTCAGCCCTTATTTTAGCCCTTCCAAAGTTTTTATTTGGAACCAAATCATTAGgttgaaaacacacatataaaaactaaataataaactATCTTCCTTTCTTTAGTTTCTGGACCATGTTTGACCACAGAAgttgtgtcttttaaaaagtaggagGCAATGTGTGTTGctactttttatttgtatgtttcttGGGCTCTTTAGTACAATTATCTTTACCGAATAAGAAAGTATCTATAAAATTTTATGCCATAAGTTCATGAGGCAAAGCTGAAGTCTGAAGGGTCTTAGTAAAGGAATTTACTCTTCTCACAAAGCCAAAAGAGATCACAGGTTTCTTTAAAGCTATATCAATATATCttgccttaattttttttgtctccatCCAGGTTTCATCTCACCATTCCAGTGGGGAGGAAGAACAATTTTGCCTGTACTGGCCTTTGCTTATTTTCCAATTCTTCATTAGTATAAGACACAACTGTGTTTCTAAGTATAGGAATGGAAACTgctcaaaataatgtttttacaAGAATTCCTCCTTACATTTGAATAAATGTGATTGCTTAAGTAGATTAAAGCATTGCACATTTTGAAGATATCAAACACTGTTGGGaaggttgtggttttttttcttttctattttcttttctgtttttttaatgtgtttggtgACCCTCTTTTGTCATTATTTGGAAGACTTTGAACAAAAGTGTTGCCAAGTATAGAGTTTATAAGACGTGTACCTACTTCCTACAGAAAATATTTGATGATGGATAGTAGAATAGAGGTCATGAGAGGCAGGACAGGTATTATAAAACATGTTCCTACTGAGTActgtaaaataaatgcttttggAATGTAAAATTAAAGCTGCTGCAGGAAAATGGAGCTCTGAGTTGTTTGGCTTTCGCCTGTTATTTTCGTAGCAAAATAGAAATTTggaggtctttttgttttttggttttttttcttcctttctttccgaAGATATGTTTTTAAGTATCGCAGTTTATTTGGCTAGCAAGAATCTCATCTAGAGTTGTAAAGCAATAAAAGCATTTGTTTCAGTGAAAAAGTTGGGCTGGCTTAACTGCTTAAGGAAGTGAGTCAGAGAGGGCGGAGTTTGTTGTAAGGTAACCAACCTTACCTGCAAAACAGAAATTAGGAGGAGTAGAGCTTCCTTGAGGGGGGTGAGAACTGACTTTTAAACCTGACCCCTgtggtctttctgtcttttaaaaacaaacaaacaaaacaacaaacaacattTCCTTTTGGTCCTTGACAGCCAGCCCAGTTTTCtgacatttttgttcatttttaaaggcCTCAGGAATGCTAAAGGTGTCTCATACTTGAATCTTTAATCTTTGGGTCAAACAGTTTCCATCCTAACTGTTAAGATAGAATTCATTGAGTCACACTGAGAAACCAGATCTATTTGAAGTTAGTCTTTAAATGGCAAAGGCTTTCACCCTGAGTGCTGCATATTTCCACTGGATGAGAATTTCAAAGGCCTCCTTTACTTGAACTGTTTTGGGGGGCTTTGTTACCACTCTACTTCTGGATGATGGAAAACGAGAGAAAGCTGTGTGGAGCAGGAATTTAGGGAAATTGATGGGAAGTGCCTCTGCTGTGATCTATCATAAAAGAATCCTGCCTCTGTAAATGTGCAGAAAAACAAGATTGAATTTGGCAATGTCCATTGTTTGTTAAAATGATAATGTTTGTCAGTACCTGCTTAATGGGGGaaagtttaataatataaattttctcTAGGAAATGGTAcgggtcaaaaaaaaaatcaagaatatgTTATTCTTGGTTGTGGCATTTTATTCAGACTGCAAGAATGGTTGGATGCCTTTACTTGACCTGGCGCTAGTAAGCGAAACATTTGGTCTCTTCACCATAGCATGTTGGTGATGTGAGGTAATATGGGTCTTCTATTCCCAAGGTTCTCAAACTAAACTACATATCAAAATAACCTGCAGGTTAAAACAATACATATGGCTggttcctattttttttcttctacagtgGACCTGGAGTCGTTTCTCAGATTTCAGGTGACAGTGATGTTGCTGGTCCAGGGACTATACTTTGAGACTCAAAGATGAATTGCCAGCATATACCTAGATATGCAGATCTGACTTAGGAGCCATTACATTTCATGTCTGCTATGGTCTCCATACAAGCTTACTGAAGAGGACATGCACCATTGAAAATGGTGGTTAGGCTGTTGTGCGTGGGCAGAGCATAGATAAATTTCACACAGTTATCTGAACAGTGTTGGTTGTGGTCTTCAGTGCTTAATCAGAGTCAGAATTAGTATTACATCAGAGTCAACATCTTATCGCTACCTCatggaaagaaagacaaataatacctttgaccAAGGGAGCACTTTAAGATATCTATGTCCTCTTTATTAAAAGGCAAGGCCTTTAGCTTTTCATGTTTCCAAGCAAGGACTCTGAAAATAAAGTGAGAGAGTATTGAGGTCAgagtacatacacacaggtgtgtgtcttCTTAGCCTCCCAGCCATTAGCTAATTCAGGCAGAACGTTTACTGTTCTTCATTCTGGGAAAATATATACTACAAAACTGTCACGTGTTGTGTTTTCTTATGCATTTTAATGCCCAAGGATGTTGccaaaaccctgttttaaaaagccatttgttCAGTGGCTTCAGGAAGAAGCAGAGCAGTGAAGACCAATGGCATCCAGAGAAGTTTCTCTTTCACAGTTTGTCTTTTACAAGGTGGAGAGGGTAAGTGCAGATGTTAGGAAGAGAAAAACTGGATGAGGAGAAGGGCACTAGCAAATGTGACTTTTTCACTTTTGGGTTAGTTCCTTGCTTCtgacataattaataataataataataatgatgatgatgatgaatatatttttaaaatgttttgctcCAACCCCTTGTTGCTGTTATTGTCATTTTTATGCTCATCACTCATCCTGGCAAGCTGGAAATCATCTGAATTGAAGCTAAGAAGTGACTGAATAGTGCAGTTTTGTTCCACCTGCCCGTTATAGAACCACTGGGAGTGTCTAGAATTTTCTATTCCAATTATACATACTATGAAAGGGTGTTCTAAAGTTTAATTCATCTGATAAAAGAATattcttgtgttttgttctgAGTCCGAATGTCCTTTCAAATAGTTGCAGATGTTTATGTGTATCTGTTTGGATATCTGTAACAGTTGTAAAGGGCTTCATAATCAAATGCCAGCTTGTGACACCAGAATGAAATGAGGAAGCAGTGTGATATTTTTATATCGCGCTTCAATTCATGTTTCTTTGCGTTATTGTTAATTTGGATTACTAACATTTGACTTTGTTACTGTTCAAAATTGGAGGTTCTATTTAATTTagaatgatatattttttaaagtatactgTGTTACAGAGCTATTTATCTTGTCTAAGAAAATCCAAATTGTAGTTCACTCTAACAGATTGATATTCATTAGAGGAAAACTTTGATATTTTGAGGAAATGAATGAAGAGTAGAGTGACAAATGCTAAAGCCTTAATTAGTGAAATATTTTGTCCTGCAAAACAGGGATGGCTAATTAGTACAGAGAGGGGGGAAAACAAATGACCTTATTACATTTGGAATGATATTGATCTGTAAATTAGAGGAACagctctttctatttttttagaATTATCTTCTAAGATTATATGAGGCTAAATTTTTCAGAGCTTCAAAAACGTATGgacctttttttgtgtgtgtggtaacaGAAAAATTTCAGAGGCGGATTTTTcttaataggaaagaaaaagattacTAATACTTGGAAGGTACAAAATACCCAACAGTAGGTTACTTGGTTACTAAGAAGAGATTTGCAATGGAGTTGGTAAGCATGGCTAATATGCATTCACCCACTATTCAAAAACATTTACTGAGCATGTAGTATTCACGGCAATGTCAGGACCAATACTTAATGGGTACATTTttaacttaaacaaacaaaaaagagtttttACTTCCTCTTATCATCAGCTGCAAAATAGCATCTATCAAACAAGAATG from Acomys russatus chromosome 15, mAcoRus1.1, whole genome shotgun sequence includes:
- the Rap2b gene encoding ras-related protein Rap-2b; amino-acid sequence: MREYKVVVLGSGGVGKSALTVQFVTGSFIEKYDPTIEDFYRKEIEVDSSPSVLEILDTAGTEQFASMRDLYIKNGQGFILVYSLVNQQSFQDIKPMRDQIIRVKRYERVPMILVGNKVDLEGEREVSYGEGKALAEEWSCPFMETSAKNKASVDELFAEIVRQMNYAAQPNGDEGCCSACVIL